In a single window of the Rhineura floridana isolate rRhiFlo1 chromosome 3, rRhiFlo1.hap2, whole genome shotgun sequence genome:
- the LOC133380529 gene encoding uncharacterized protein LOC133380529 has translation MMGCRTDKRKYFFTQYIVKLRNSPPQEAVMATKLDGYKRRLDKFVKSFGVRCHQYADDTQLYYSFSSSSGEAVDVLNRCLAAIMDWMGANKLKLNPDKTETLLVSAFSAQMEDVHPVLDGVTLPLKEQVRSLGVLFDPSLSLEAQVASVARNAFYHLRLVAQLHPYLCGDDLASVVHALVTSRLDYCNALYVGLPLKMVRKLQLVQNAAARLLTRTNRSSHITPVLARLHWLPICFRARFKVLVLTYKALHGVGPQYLMERLSCYEPTRALGSTSKALLRVPTHREARRVMTRSRAFSVVAPELWNSLPEEVCLAPTLLSFRRQAKTFLFSQAF, from the coding sequence ATGATGggatgcaggacagacaaaagaaagtacttcttcacgcagtacatagttaaactaaggaattcgcccccacaagaggcagtgatggccaccaaattggatggctataaaagaagattagacaaattcgtgaagagttttggagtgcgttgccatcagtatgctgatgacacgcagctctattactccttttcatcttcttcaggtgaggctgttgatgtgctgaaccgttgcctggccgcgataatggactggatgggagctaataaactgaaactcaatccagacaagactgagacgctgttggtgagtgccttttccgcacagatggaggatgttcatccggttctggatggggttacactccccctgaaggaacaggttcgtagtttgggggttcttttcgatccttccttgtcacttgaggctcaggtagcctcggtggctcggaatgcgttctaccatcttcgattggtagcccaactacacccctatctgtgcggtgacgacctcgcctcagttgttcatgctctagtgacctctagactggattactgtaatgcactctacgtggggctacccttgaagatggttcggaagctgcagctagtgcaaaacgcagcagccagactgttgacgaggaccaatcggtcctcacatattacacctgttctggcccgcttgcactggttgccaatttgtttccgggccagattcaaggtgctggtattgacctataaagccttacacggtgtgggcccgcaatacctgatggaacgcctctcctgctatgaacctacccgtgcacttggttcgacatctaaggccctcctccgagtaccgactcatcgagaagctcggagggtaatgacaagatccagggccttttcggtggtggcccccgaattgtggaacagtctccccgaggaggtatgcctggcgcctacgttgttatcctttcggcgccaggctaaaaccttcctattctcccaggcattttaa